TACTAATTTTCACTGGTTTCATTGTGGTCAGCCAGTCAGCAAAGTAACATGAATCTGCAAAGCCAAGGAATATGGCAATGGGCAATTGCATTTCATTACTGCTGTGACATGGGTCTAGCCACTGATGCaagcccccacccccatcccttACCCTTTCTCTATCTGCTGCTGCAGCTTTGTGAGGAAATGCAATTTGGCAGTTTATCCCAGAGCATCCTTATCAAGGGCTTTAATCTCTTAGAGGGCACGGTTTAAGACTAAAATGCCTGTTTTGAGTTGTACAACTATTGCACAGCATTCACAGTAATAATGAGATGAAAACCAGTGTTCTTAAAGAGCTTGTGTAAGGATGTGTTAACCCTATGACTGTAAGCAGTATATCTCCTATCAGCTGGCATGCTTTCCTGTTCTAGGGAGTGAATCACTGCTCTGGACTCAAATAACTACCATCATTATATGAAACACTGAATTATTTGAATCATGCATGTTTAGGTGCATCATGTATATTAATAGATGAAACAATAATTCAGCCTAATTCCCTGTGTTTATCTTATTTGTTCTTGAGCTGGATTAAGGAGTCAGCCTTATCCACTGCATACCTGTTTGACACAATGTTCTTGCCTGAAATTTGGGCCATAATGCTCTGGCAGCCTTCTTCACTGGCTGAGGATCTTTATTGCAGCAGCTTTGGAAGAGCcctcactgcttttttttttttattatttatttatttatttttttataaagatgACCAATTTGGATGTAGCACTTCAATTAGTTAATTAAGTCACCACCAGCCAAATATTAGGtaaaattatttcttattatatcttcttttttttattatttttctgagATGCATATAATTAGCTAACAATACATCACAGGTTGGGAGTGTTCAGTGTCCtttgataaataaatgtgcTTGACATGCAAAGACATTAAGCTAGAAAgttagaaaaataattattgctagtgtgtgtgtgtgtgtgtgtttgtgtgtgtgtgtgtgtgtgtgtttgtgtgtatgtttgtttatcacACTTCCAAGATACTTTCAAAAATCACCAAATGAAAGATAACCAAGGAAAACTTTAGTTTTATTAATATAGGATGTTATTTTCACTTCTCTGTTGCCAGTCATCACTTCCTAAGATGTCTGTTTGAATGTAGCAAGCACAGCCACAGTTTTTGCCTCATGTGTTAGATGTTACATTCTCATATTTCACTGTTGTCAGCCCTCtaatttttttccactgtgctgATGAATCTTGTAAATTGTGACATGCTCTTCAAAAGCAGCTGATTTGATACAGAAAGTACTAAGTAAGTGAAGCACATGTTGATCTTGTTATTTGTACCGATGACGTTAAATATGGAATCTGCTCCTCAGTGCcacttttgttgtgttgtggtgaCTTGCTCACATTCTTCTCAGTGATACAACATTATCTGATTGTTTTTGCACATTGAAAGCTGACTACACTAAATGCCTCCCATTCGATGGCTTCAGGGACAAGAGAAAAACGAATCTGCTAAATGGCTTCATCTTGCTTAACTGTGATTTCTGTGCAGAGACGCCAGACAGCAGATCCAGGATACACTGATTGTACTTGGAGATGTACCAGCTATGAAAAACTCAAAGTACCAGAGAAGACACTGGAAGACTTTAGgtaataacccccccccccatattgttcaaagtttttaaaataaattatcatCCATCACAACTCTCTGTTGAATTAATGAAAGTACACAATTGTATTACTAagtcaaaattatatttactaGTCTGAATCTATGGTGTCTTTAAATGCACAGCATATGTTCTAATGTTCTCTCTGAGGCAGTATCCTGtatatttcactgcttttgGCTTGCCTTACATATGGCCTGGTGACTTTGACATCTGATTGACTGATCTACAATAAGCACTTAACAGCTTTATGTAACCGCTCCTGGCACAAGTCCAGCATATGCTATTTGAAGAGAAAGCAGGACTTTTGGTTGGAGTGAGACTCAAATGAATTCTTGTTATGATGAATAATGGCACTAccattaatatgtttaatatgtaaaaaGCATGGGTATGTTGAGAAGGTTGTAAAATGGATTTTATCACGAAGCGGTAGTTAGATATTGTATTGTGGATATTGTATATGCGGTTATGTATTGTAAGCCTGCAGTGAGTAATTTATTGACAGCTCTTCAAAACAGTTTTAGTAACTGACATTTTAGCTTGGACATGGTGACTAATATGGTGACTCTTGTTAAGTTACAAGAAGAATAAGGAAATAGTATGAGAAACAGGGAAGTTGAATTGATGAATACACACAACGACACACACCAGTGAACATAGACAACATAGGCCAATTAAGAGAAAGgtggaaaaatgaaaatggcagagacccttctgtttctgcttcacTGAATTATTGACAGTAATCATCCAGGCCTTTAATGGCTGGGCCAGCGAAGAATTCATCTGGGTGGTGGGATAAATAATGCATCGTTGGTAAGGATGGATCTGAGCACGTGCAAGAAGTCCCTCTCCTCCAGCTGCCTCTGTATAATAAGCAGGGGCGGGGCTCAGGAAACATGCAGCTCAGAGCAGTGGGCCAGTGGGACATgagcaaatgagagagagggagagggagagagagagcaagggaaagggagagggagagagggagggagggagggagggagagggagggagagggagggagggaggggtacTGGCCAGAGCTGGTGGATGAGGTGCAACAGGGCGAGGCTGTGGAGGAGAGTCTAGTGAGGATCCCAACATGTGGATGGGTGAGCGCATGGTCCAGCCATGAGCACTATGCTGAGTCCCAAGATCAGACAGACGAGGAGAGGTAAGTGCTGCCGCTGTgctttgcctctctctgccGCGTTCCATCCACTCTCTTacatcctgctctgcctgccTGCATCTGTACTCTGCACCATCTCCCCCACTGCTCTGCTGACAGGGCCGCTTTTATCTTGCGCCTCCTAAACCAGGAAGATGTGCTGGATACATTGTTCCTGTGTTCCGTAGGTTGGACAGTACTGCTCTGTTGCTTAGTAACCTGTAATAACTTGATTAAGATTAATATGTTTCCTGGCTATGTGTCATGTAGTTCTTTTGCTTTGTTGAGAAAGTGGAGATTCAATATCTCTATGATCAATGATGGCTTAATCATGACCAGTTATGACTTAAGGgtactttattttttataatgcatATACACTATTCATGACAAAGAGCAATAGTCGTGCAATGCTGTCTCCATAAATGTTCAACATTTATGGAGACAGCATTGCACGACTATTGCTCTTTGTAGGTGACATCATTAAGTATGCTCATTATGTTCCTGCTCATTGAACCCAACTTTGTGTAAGGGTCTACATTGCTTATTCTGGTTTTCACTTCTGTCCTAGTTTCACGAGTCAATCACTGACGACATACACACCAAAGAAATAATAAGATCTGAATTTCAAAGTTGGCTTCAATAGGGCAGGAGAAACTGCTAATTGCTGCTAGTGCAATAATCTCTTGGAGGCTTATGCACAGAGAACAGCTGAATCCAGTTGGAAATGGAGAGCGTGGTCCCAATCTGGGTGTTTCCCCTTCCAGTGCAGGTTCCAGGCATGGTGCTGGGCTGTTTCAGCACTAATGCTATTGAGCCATGAAAAACCATTTGTGGATTGATCCTCTGCCTGTTAGGGTGTATAACACAGAGGCAAGGGAGCTGACATCCATGGTTTTTCTGTCTCGCCTCTGTAACACTGCACATGGAGCATGTCACCTCTGATGAGTGTTCTGCCTTCACCTGCCAATGGGTTCCATGAGCACATTTTACCATGCTGAGCAGAAAGCCCACACCATCGGTCATTTGTTCTCAAATGAAGTATAATTTCTGATGAACCCTGGCCACCCTCTAATACAGATTTTTCTTCACTCCTGActgaatgtgtgcatatgtttagcatgtttcagttttttttttttcagaattaaaTACATGTTGTGACACGCAGTTTGATTTGACACACTGCTAATGAGGCATAAACTCTATCTGCCAGTAATGATTGTAATAACAGGATTTGTGATTCAGTAATCTGATGATATGTGAAGGggtaacagttttttttaaagagagagcAAATTCACATTGTACATGGTTGttaatttttgtcatttatttttacaacagatgtacTAATGCTGTATAATGTCATTTATACTGCACTGGTATGTTGCAAAGACTTCTTGATTGATTACTGTAATGTGGGTCAGTGCAATTACAAAGGCAGACATGGGGGCTGATGCATTTGGCAGTCCAGGAGCACCATCCAGGAACACTCACCTATATTCTCCCCTGTGACTACTGCAGATCATGATATGAACTATCCACTGCCTTAAGAGGGCAGATAGACATTTATGTACATGCCTGAGATTAAATTTATTGCCAGCCATGAAAGTGAACTGCCATGAGTGTCTTCTGTCTTCAAGTGCCCTGCTGGAAAGTCAATGATTCACATGCATTTCCCAGCATGTCCACTACCTGACTGGAATAAGGAGGCAAGTAATTTGTTCAACCTTAACCTGtcctgcagcagtgctggtgtggACCTGGACTGAATGGAGAGCTCATTATGCTCCTGAGCAAATATGGAATAGCAGGATGCCATGACTTTTGGAAAGTAGATATCGTCATGAAATtagcatttatggcatttagcagatgctcttatccagcgacttacaaaagtgcatcatgaaataataataagccTTATTGtaaagttttttggtttttttgaaTTCTTGGATAACGCTTCCTCTGGCAAAAACCTTTAGTTATTTTTGGCATCTGATCACAGAGATTAATTGTTAAATTAATACTTAAAATTTTTATATCACTATAGGACAGTGTGGCACAAAAAAAGATAGTTTGAGGTCAGATACAAAATTGAGCTCCTAAAATAAGTATCAATGAAATATGCATAGGCCTATGTAGTCTTGCCTTATTTTTAGAGCACAGGGTAATGAGCAGACATGCAGATAAATGGAAGAATGGGTGATGATGCATCCAGTTCCTTGTACATCAATCTTTAAGCTGGCTGACCAGCTGGTGGGTTTTGGCCTTAGCTTTTAGTACTAATGAGGGGAGACAGCAGTGGGTCTGTCCCTGGAGCTTGATGTTTTAAGGAGAGAGTGATCCTAGGTGCACCCCCACTCCCTTGTTCCCTGTTGGCTGAGAGGTCCACACTAACATTGATGAGGCTTCCATTACCCACAGTGATTTAATGAGATTCTGGCAGTGGCTGCTGTGCTCCTTGAGACAAATGGACTCAGGGAATAGGATGGCCATTATAGCCAGAAACCACAAGAAGCAATTGTGACTTTGCGATTAAGAGAGATGTAAGAGAAGAAGAACACAGCCCAGATGAGGATCAGTGTGCCAGAACACACTGGAGAGAAATGCCGGAAGAGAAGGGAACCTGATAGCACTCTCACATGTTGATGTCCTTAGCCTCCTACTAAGGAGAAGGAGATGGAATAGATGGAAAGAAGGGATTGATTTTGCCCCTCTGAAATCTCACATGAATTCTACTTCTGTTCCTATTACATAtcaaatgtgcatttaaaaaaatatctatattatatatagaggtttccagagaaacagacagcagTCCCCTGTGAGCTGTGCAAACAAATTGCTTTGCTGATTCTTGCCCAACTATTGAAGGATCTGAAACATCCTATTTCTCTTGAAACGTGTCCTACACCACAATTgttactacctctacatcttgaACAGTAAACTGCACTGTCCACGTTTGTAGGTGTCTGGAACTTTTACTGGCGTTTCCTGATCCAGAGGGCTGCCTCGATAATTGAGTTTTGACTTTATAATGGTTTTTTGATTTGCTCGACACttttgataaacatttttttcctacTGGACAGAAATATACCTGCTTTGCTGAATATATCAAtcttaatttattaaatttaagtTGCATGCCACTTACAAACCATTGAAATTCTGTAGAAACACATATGGCAACATTTGATGGACTCTGGAGAGTCTGTTGTTTGTTGAAGTTTAGTAATACAGTCAAGAgttttcaatttatttattttgtgttaatatatccatgggtgtgtgtgtgtgtgtgtgtgtgtgtgtgtgtgtgtgtgtgtgtgtgtgtgtgtgtctgcctgtctatctgtgtctACAGCCAGGTCTAAGAGCATGGTGATGGGAGAACTGACACGGAGCTCGAGTCGGCCATCTTCCCCAGGCCTCCAAGAGAGGGCACTGAAGGCTGGCTGGCTGAAGAAGCAGCGCAGCATCATGAAGAACTGGCAGCTACGCTGGTTCGTGCTTCGCACTGACCATCTCTATTTCTACAAAGATGAAGAGGAAACCAAACCACAGGTACTTCATGAAAGCCTTTAGCCTTCCTTCATTTGTGTAGTTTTACTGATTGAATACAGTCAGGTTTCAAGCAGCAAATGTTTATAATTATGTTTGTCACAGATTGTATAAAGAATTAGATTTGAGGTGTAttactaaaatatataatttaataagaaaaaattaAAGTACATAAAAATTGCATTCAGTCTTTATAAGATGCCACAGGCAGCAATTTTAAATAGCTAGTCACATTTCTCAAAAACAAATATTCTTTGTCTGCTAGAATAATGTGGATATGTATTTTGATATGCTGCTTCAGGAAGGTTGTTGTCTTCTTACTTTACCTATATGTCTGCTCGTTATTTTTAGCCTGGAAAATCAATATATTGTCTCTCACCACTCTTGCCTTTGACTCAGGGATGACTGTTTCTACAGCTCTTCTCtcatcacactgtacagaatATGTACAGATTATTCATGAAAAGAGTGTATCTCTTGTGAAAAGACAAATGTTTCTTATTGCATTGTTTTCCcaatttttctttacttttaaattCAAGTTACATTTCAAAAGTGAGGCTGTTCCCAGATCACGTGTCCTGATAAGATTTCGGCCTGTGCCTGAGTGTCATGGAAACATTAGCGAACAGCCCACTTCCATCAGCTCCCATGCTACACTGTTTTGATGTTCCCTATTCAGACTCTGTGTAGAACTCCTAATTGATGGGTGTAAATAATCTCAGTACCTCAATAAAATATTGGTAGGATTAAATAATCTCAATACTTCTGACAAATATGTGTTAGTTATttcttaaatcttaaaaaaaagactccTGTAAATTTGTAGCAAGCTGAAATTAACAGCAAAAAGcaattttattcattatgtGGTATGAAAATACCTTCCGGTGTTAACCAGAACAAGATGAGTTCCTCTTCTGGTTTGTTCATTTGGGACCTGGATTCTCTGTATAGATGATTTTGGTAAAGCTGTTTTATGAAATAACTGTTCTAAAAAGTGCTATACATATAaacttgaatttgaatttgagtttATATATTCCAGCACACTAAAAGTTTCTTATGCAGGATGTTACTGCCTCACTCAGTCAAAATGTCTTTTATAAATCTGGATGTTGGGGGCATGACTTACTCCAGCGTGCTTTTAAATTCTACGAGGTGAGGTTGTTGCCAGGTCACATGGGTTTACATATCCCAGCATACTGAATGCTACCTCAATCAGGATATTGCTGTGATCGCTCAGTCAAAATGCCTTTGGAAAACCTCCAGTTTGAGTGCGTTGTCATGCTGTGCCACACGCTCTTGGCCTGATGAGTGGATCTGCTAGAAAGCTCCCATCCCACTCAGCAACAGTGTTTAGCTGATGCAAAGCAGCCGGCCTTTAACATTTAGTGGACTACCACCAGGCCAAGGTATGAGACAGTGTATCTCTGTTTCAGTGACAGGTCTGTGTTATCCATACCCAATTGCTCACTGCTGTCCCCTGGGACCTTGAAATGCACAGTGTTGCTTCTGTGCCCCAACTCCCTGTAAGCATCTCCATTCTCTGCTGATAAATTGGTATTTTATCCTTATCAGTGCTTACATGCAGATATGCAGTTTGGTTTAGTAAGCAAATTCTGCAGCACTGGTCAATGGCTGCTGGTGCTGCTGTGTAAAGATTTCAATTCCGAGGATGAGTTCGGAGCTAGAGGTGCATAATTTATAATGTGAGAGTGGCTTAGTCTAACTGTGCATTCCTCAGCAATGCTGATTAGAGTGTAAAATAGAGTCTTGCATATAACGCCGTGAGGTCCGCTCACACACTGTTTTATCAGTCCCTTATGCCTGAAGGACAGCTCATTTAGTAATTACCACCGAAAATCCATTTTCCATTTACAATGTCTTGACAGAGAACTAATCTGCAACACTCCCCAGTGAATAACTATTAATTCCACAAATAATTGAAAAGATAAAACATGTGAAGAAGGGAGTTACATGTCAGTGGAGATTGGTCCACATTGTCCTTGACCCTgtcctgtgtgtcctgtgttccTGCTGTCTTCCAGGGCTCCATCCCATTACATGGCTGTCAAGTTAACGAGCTGATGACCAATCCAGATGAACCTGGACGTCATCTTTTCGAGATAGTTCCaggtgagtgagagtgaagcAGTGTAGGAAACTCCCTACATCTGGCTGCTTAAGTAACATATCCCTGCTCCCCCTCCAGCTCACCTGCTCACCTTATGTAGAAGCAAGGAGAGTAAGTTCACAGACATGCAGTATGCTTAGAGGGGCTTGTGTATTGTATATGATAATGGATTGTTTCCATTATCTGCTGTtatccactagagggcacccAGAGCCAGAAATCTGTTTGAAGGGCATTTGAGATTGTTGAAGCTTCTGAAGCTTCTTTCTTATAACATTGACAGTTATCCACTCATACAGTCAAACATACCCTTATACATatttcaattatttaattaattaaactataCAATGCAGTATGCAATATACCATATGTAATGTATGCTGTGCAAGACATTTGGTTTTAGGTTGCTGATTTTCGCTGCACAAATGCTGTATTATCAGCTGTTTTGGTACACTGTTAATTCACCAGGTCAGAAAAAGATAAGTGCCTCCAAAGTAAACACTTCAGTGTCATTTCCAAGTACACAGTAGTGTTTTCCCATGTGACCATTTCAGCTGAAACAAAtgctgatttttttcccctcggAACTATTGTATGGCTTGTATCCTCTGCTTCACATATACTGATGTATAAAGGAGATATTTGATGCATTTGATGAATGAATCTGTTATGGGTTATGTGGTCATTTATGGAAAGTGATCGATTTGCTATTTTAGGAATGTCTCAATGTTGAAACCTAGTGCAATTAACTTagatgtttgtctctctctataaGTGACCTATTATGAATTTCTATGCTGATTTATGTGCTTTAGTTGTCAGTGTGCTTGTCTTAGTTTCATAACTATCTAACACTGTAAGTATGATATTTCTAAAAGCCAGTATCAGTTCTGTAAATGTCTTCTTGTCAAAATGTAATTTCCAGTCAGTATTAAGGAAGTCTCAAGAAAGATCACTCTACTGATAAATAGCAATATTCTGATTAAgctaatatttatttatttttttatttatttttgcagtgacAACAATTGATGCATAActgtttacacacatacacatagctTACTGTATATAACTAGTATGTATACTGTCATTACCATGTCATTTTGTCAGTACTGAACCATTCACAGTACATTAAGTAGCATGCAGTCCCATCGAATCCTGCCACAGTGTGTCAAAACGTGCAGTGTTTTGCCTATTTATTGggatattttatgtttgtgccTAGCAATGTGTGCACTGATGTAAAGCACTACCCTAATTCTCATAACTAGATGATGGGGGAGCTCTTTCATTTACACCAAGTAAATATCACGAACTGGTGCTATATCTATCAGTGTACATGCCTAAATCTGCTCCTGTTGTTGCAGCTTGCACATGACTACATTTAGAGCTCAGCGACTAGGTTTCTGAGCAGTGGCAGATAGAGTGGATTTCATTTTTACCACTCTCCTATGATTTCATTCAGTATGAGCCTGAGTACAAATCAATATGACAACAAACACATATCAGTGCCAAAGTGTGCCAAAGAGCTGAATGGCTGAAGCCGATGAAAGCCAATGATAGGATAATgtcttttaaattaataatcatATTAACCAAATTCAATTCATTCTGACTtatatattatgaaatattcatgcatTCTATtataaagtacttgacttggtTGTCAATAAGAACATTCTGTATTCCGACATGCCTGTGTTTTGCTCTGCTCTACTTGCTGTGATGAACATAGTTGCTGTGATGTTGAACTGACAGCAATTTCAGGACTGTCAGTGCAGGCAAACACAGAAAGTCTTTAGGTCTTTAGGAGGGGATTGTACTGAGTGGGAATATCTCTCAAAATGGCTTAAATTTTCCTTAGATTTTGTCTCTATTTTGGGATGTTTTTTCTGAAAATTACGATGTGCAGTAACTTGCTgttaacacacaaaggcacatgtGCTTCTTGGTGGTCTTTCATCCTGGATTGTCTAAGGCCAAATGATCCCTCGTGTCCCTcatctctgctcccctccctgGTTACAGTAAATGGCACAGAGAAAGTCAGCAAATATGTGTCCGGAGAATCAAATGCTGGGACTGGTGGTTGATAATGAGTATTACATTCCTTTTCATTTCATGTAGGTGTACTCCAGTCCATGAGGAACAGCACTAGGATTAGAATGCTCTTACATACTGTTGTATTTTATGTAACACCTGTATCACCCATGCCAAGGGGTTGAATTAGTGGAATTGAAATTGTGTATTGTAGTTTGGCTACCCCATGCAGTCAGTTGTGCTTGTGGTTCTTTTCTGCAGGTTGTGTTATAAAATCAAGTCAGAGTAGGGAAAGCTGGAAAGCCATTTTCTTCTGTTGCACTACCACTTCATATTTAAATGTCCAACTCTTTTCCCTCGGCATCCTCTAGATATCAAACACTTGAACAATGGATCTATTTA
This region of Electrophorus electricus isolate fEleEle1 chromosome 11, fEleEle1.pri, whole genome shotgun sequence genomic DNA includes:
- the arhgap22 gene encoding rho GTPase-activating protein 22 isoform X2 translates to MSTMLSPKIRQTRRARSKSMVMGELTRSSSRPSSPGLQERALKAGWLKKQRSIMKNWQLRWFVLRTDHLYFYKDEEETKPQGSIPLHGCQVNELMTNPDEPGRHLFEIVPELRGHCSLR